A single window of Thermodesulfobacteriota bacterium DNA harbors:
- a CDS encoding hydrogenase iron-sulfur subunit encodes MSLQPGPIKLIGFLCNWCSYAGADLAGVSRFQYDASIRIVRLPCSGRMDPLLALKALQDGADGVLISGCHPGDCHYSDGNYFARRRFAVVRSLMEFVGLDPRRLQMSWVSASEGKKWAEVVNEVAGAVTAARDEARAAGQTAAAPLPAASGDRVPPREDPELTAALRQTARDLLATGRVQALLGHRRRPGGRPGTALLVATGPEALEELVAFQGDAPNLACHLKSTVERHGTTALVGKGSDLLTAINLVRENQLQRQSIVLVGLGFPEPAAGGSESLRPGRVQEAVGLTQAADLVVGARPAAVPDETFADVAAIDALPRPARYAFWREQFGSCLRCYACRSACPSCYCKTCFADSRRPAWTSPAPSAESSLYFHLIRAYHLAGRCAGCRECQRVCPMQIPLLTLARKASQVVQELFGHRVSADPQVKNPLAAFAMDDQVDFIR; translated from the coding sequence ATGAGCCTTCAACCTGGCCCCATCAAGCTGATCGGCTTCTTGTGCAACTGGTGCTCGTACGCCGGCGCCGACCTGGCCGGGGTGTCCCGCTTCCAGTACGACGCGTCGATCCGCATCGTCCGGCTGCCCTGCTCCGGCCGCATGGATCCGCTCTTGGCCCTCAAGGCCCTCCAGGACGGTGCCGACGGCGTCCTCATCTCCGGCTGCCACCCCGGCGACTGCCACTATTCGGATGGCAACTACTTCGCCCGCCGCCGCTTCGCGGTGGTGCGCTCGCTCATGGAGTTCGTCGGCCTCGATCCGCGGCGCCTGCAGATGAGCTGGGTCTCCGCCTCGGAGGGGAAGAAATGGGCCGAGGTGGTGAACGAGGTCGCCGGCGCAGTGACCGCGGCCCGGGACGAGGCCAGAGCGGCCGGACAAACCGCGGCCGCCCCCCTGCCGGCAGCATCCGGAGACCGGGTCCCGCCCCGGGAGGACCCGGAGCTGACCGCCGCCCTGCGGCAGACCGCCCGGGATCTCCTGGCCACGGGCCGGGTGCAGGCGCTCCTCGGCCACCGCCGGCGGCCCGGCGGCCGCCCCGGGACCGCCTTGCTGGTGGCGACCGGCCCGGAAGCGCTGGAGGAGCTGGTGGCCTTCCAGGGGGATGCCCCCAACCTGGCCTGCCATCTGAAATCGACCGTGGAGCGCCACGGCACCACTGCCCTGGTGGGCAAGGGCAGCGATCTTTTGACCGCCATCAACCTGGTGCGGGAAAACCAGCTCCAGCGCCAGTCGATCGTCCTGGTGGGCCTGGGCTTTCCGGAGCCGGCGGCCGGCGGGTCGGAATCGCTGCGCCCCGGCCGGGTCCAGGAGGCGGTCGGTCTCACCCAGGCCGCTGATCTGGTGGTGGGCGCCCGGCCGGCCGCGGTGCCGGACGAGACCTTCGCCGACGTCGCCGCGATCGACGCCCTGCCGCGACCAGCCCGGTACGCCTTCTGGCGGGAGCAGTTCGGCAGCTGCCTGCGCTGCTATGCCTGCCGGAGCGCCTGCCCGTCCTGCTACTGCAAGACCTGCTTCGCGGACTCGCGGCGGCCGGCCTGGACCTCGCCGGCGCCCTCGGCGGAGTCGAGCCTCTATTTCCACCTCATCCGCGCCTACCATCTGGCTGGCCGCTGCGCTGGCTGCCGGGAGTGCCAGCGGGTCTGCCCGATGCAGATCCCGCTCCTCACCCTGGCCCGGAAGGCCTCCCAGGTGGTGCAGGAGCTGTTCGGCCACCGGGTCTCCGCTGACCCGCAGGTGAAGAACCCTCTCGCCGCCTTTGCCATGGACGACCAGGTGGATTTCATCCGATGA
- a CDS encoding 4Fe-4S dicluster domain-containing protein, with the protein MSPQERFFSPASLRSWLDRLIAGQPVVGPCQRGANTVFAPLTGAGDWQADLLLPKTPAKGLVFPPRRAVGDTTVVPAILWGARPCELQALDLIDRVFLQEPADPVYHQRRLALTTVAFACPQAADTCFCTRVGSHPADRSGADLLLVPVAGGHLATAGTGRGAELLAGAGEPPTAEQLDAGAAFVRACEEEGQAAAPLPATLAALFDSPLWEDLSRGCLSCGVCSFLCPTCHCFDIADERTGKVVFWDCCAFPDFTLMTSGENPRKSPAIRLRNRILHKFDYLVRTVGRRGCVGCGRCVANCPAGLDLVAALAALEAAAAKE; encoded by the coding sequence ATGAGCCCGCAAGAACGATTCTTCTCGCCGGCGTCCCTGAGGAGCTGGCTGGACCGGCTGATCGCCGGCCAGCCGGTGGTGGGGCCCTGCCAGCGGGGCGCCAACACCGTCTTTGCGCCCTTGACCGGCGCTGGCGACTGGCAGGCCGACCTCCTGCTGCCCAAGACCCCGGCCAAGGGTCTGGTCTTCCCGCCCCGGCGGGCGGTAGGCGACACGACAGTGGTGCCGGCCATCCTCTGGGGCGCCCGGCCCTGCGAGCTGCAGGCCCTCGATCTCATCGACCGGGTCTTTCTGCAGGAGCCGGCGGATCCGGTGTACCACCAGCGGCGGCTGGCCTTGACCACCGTCGCCTTCGCCTGTCCCCAGGCAGCGGACACCTGCTTTTGCACCCGGGTGGGCAGCCATCCGGCCGACCGCTCCGGCGCCGATCTTCTGCTGGTGCCGGTGGCTGGCGGTCATCTGGCCACGGCGGGCACCGGCCGGGGGGCAGAGCTTCTGGCCGGAGCCGGCGAGCCGCCGACGGCCGAGCAGCTGGACGCGGGCGCCGCCTTTGTCCGCGCCTGCGAGGAGGAGGGGCAAGCTGCGGCGCCGCTGCCGGCCACCCTGGCGGCGCTCTTCGACAGCCCGCTCTGGGAGGATCTGAGCCGCGGCTGCCTGTCCTGCGGCGTCTGCTCCTTCCTCTGCCCCACCTGCCACTGCTTCGACATCGCCGACGAGCGGACCGGCAAGGTGGTCTTCTGGGACTGCTGCGCCTTTCCGGACTTCACCCTCATGACCTCCGGGGAGAACCCCCGCAAGAGTCCCGCCATCCGCCTGCGCAACCGGATCCTCCACAAGTTCGATTATCTGGTGCGCACCGTGGGGAGGAGAGGCTGCGTCGGCTGCGGCCGTTGCGTGGCCAACTGCCCGGCAGGCCTGGACCTCGTCGCGGCGCTGGCGGCTCTGGAAGCGGCCGCCGCCAAGGAATGA
- a CDS encoding FAD/NAD(P)-binding protein produces MDLYQPRQATIEAIVRETPDVKTFHFRVDGEFCYAPGQFFELSIPGAGEAPFSISSAPTGEPVFQSTIRRAGLVTRELHRLLPGATVGVRGPFGRPFPIEQLRGKGLIFIGGGIGFAPLRAPLQYALAHRQDFGPLLVVNGARSVADVLFVEQARAWQQEKEVQVVLTVDPGGEAPGWSGRVGLIPKVVEEMHPSPANAAVLVCGPPIMIKFTLQTLDRLGFTDEQVLTTLEMRMKCGLGKCGRCNIGPIYVCKDGPVFSMQEVKAFVGDF; encoded by the coding sequence ATGGATCTCTACCAGCCCAGACAGGCGACCATCGAGGCGATCGTCCGGGAGACCCCGGATGTCAAGACCTTCCATTTCCGGGTGGATGGCGAGTTTTGCTACGCCCCCGGCCAGTTCTTCGAGCTGTCCATCCCGGGCGCCGGCGAGGCGCCCTTCTCCATCTCCTCCGCTCCCACCGGCGAGCCGGTCTTCCAGTCCACCATCCGCCGGGCCGGGCTGGTGACCCGGGAGCTGCACCGCCTCCTGCCCGGCGCCACGGTGGGGGTGCGCGGCCCCTTCGGCCGGCCGTTCCCCATCGAGCAGCTGCGGGGCAAGGGCCTCATCTTCATCGGCGGCGGCATCGGCTTTGCCCCCTTGCGGGCGCCGTTGCAGTATGCCCTGGCCCATCGCCAGGATTTCGGCCCGCTGCTGGTGGTGAACGGCGCCCGCAGCGTCGCCGACGTGCTGTTCGTGGAGCAGGCGAGAGCCTGGCAGCAGGAGAAGGAGGTGCAGGTGGTGCTCACCGTGGACCCCGGCGGCGAGGCGCCGGGCTGGTCCGGCCGGGTGGGCCTCATCCCCAAGGTGGTGGAGGAGATGCATCCGTCGCCGGCCAATGCCGCGGTCCTGGTCTGCGGCCCGCCGATCATGATCAAGTTCACCCTCCAGACCCTGGACCGGCTCGGCTTCACCGACGAGCAGGTGCTCACCACCCTGGAGATGCGGATGAAGTGCGGCCTGGGCAAGTGCGGCCGCTGCAACATCGGGCCGATCTATGTCTGCAAGGACGGTCCGGTCTTCTCCATGCAGGAGGTCAAGGCCTTCGTCGGCGACTTCTGA
- a CDS encoding glutamate synthase: MCRLAMKTASEPFGPHGVLTAMEAMQEGYDGSGLGLLLRGVRFADYNYQADAPILSGIAHSEAALHRLDERMQAKGFALKYDHEFDLRPGLIEARDRHKYFVRVYSPPASWKGLPKEAVADELMLTRVGLRQDGEAHGNDLTAFSFWPDVVMIKEVGWPLQVGAALGLADDRIKARVVMAQGRQNTNYGINLYACHPFFIQGIATMTNGENTAFVPIKEYLSGSQYPGYIGYQSDSEVFTHILHYTLRRLGLPLEAYKHVITPLKTEELDSHPQGAFLKGLRTACRRLIIDGPNCVMGSLPDETVLLVMDHKKLRPATIGGKPGEWALASEMCGVDAMIPDRDRSLDFQPMRENTVVVPPHRQEYAIWSQLQPLPLPQAA; encoded by the coding sequence ATGTGTCGTCTCGCCATGAAGACTGCCTCCGAGCCCTTCGGCCCCCATGGGGTGCTCACCGCCATGGAGGCCATGCAGGAGGGCTATGACGGCAGCGGCCTCGGGCTGCTGCTCCGGGGCGTCCGCTTCGCCGACTACAACTACCAGGCCGACGCGCCGATCCTCTCCGGTATCGCCCATTCCGAGGCCGCCCTGCACCGGCTGGACGAGCGCATGCAGGCCAAGGGCTTTGCCCTCAAGTACGACCACGAGTTCGATCTGCGGCCCGGCCTGATCGAGGCCCGGGACCGCCACAAGTACTTCGTCCGGGTGTACAGCCCGCCGGCTTCCTGGAAGGGCCTGCCGAAAGAGGCGGTGGCGGATGAGCTCATGCTCACCCGGGTGGGCTTGCGCCAGGACGGCGAGGCCCACGGCAATGACCTCACCGCCTTCTCCTTCTGGCCGGACGTGGTGATGATCAAAGAGGTGGGCTGGCCTTTGCAAGTAGGCGCCGCGCTGGGGCTGGCCGACGACCGCATCAAGGCGCGGGTGGTCATGGCCCAGGGCCGGCAGAACACCAACTACGGCATCAACCTCTACGCCTGCCACCCCTTCTTCATCCAGGGCATCGCCACCATGACCAATGGCGAGAACACCGCCTTTGTGCCCATCAAGGAGTATCTGTCCGGCTCGCAGTATCCCGGCTATATCGGCTACCAGAGCGACTCCGAGGTCTTCACCCACATCCTCCACTACACCCTGCGGCGCCTGGGCTTGCCTCTGGAGGCGTACAAGCACGTCATCACCCCCTTGAAGACCGAGGAGCTGGACAGCCACCCCCAGGGCGCCTTCCTGAAGGGTCTGCGCACCGCCTGCCGCCGCCTCATCATCGACGGCCCCAACTGCGTCATGGGCTCCCTGCCGGACGAGACGGTGCTCCTGGTCATGGACCACAAGAAGCTGCGGCCAGCCACCATTGGCGGCAAGCCCGGTGAGTGGGCCCTGGCCTCGGAAATGTGCGGTGTCGATGCCATGATCCCGGACCGGGATCGTTCCCTTGACTTCCAGCCCATGCGGGAGAATACGGTGGTGGTTCCGCCCCACCGCCAGGAGTATGCGATATGGTCGCAGTTGCAGCCGTTGCCACTACCCCAAGCAGCCTGA